Proteins from one Comamonas flocculans genomic window:
- a CDS encoding META domain-containing protein, with protein sequence MARRRAGAPALLAALLLAACASAPPPDAQLSGLALTRAPLLLPPDTVFEAVLLAWPREGAPPVALARQRIEDAGSPPYALRLPYHQGDIRTGGRYTVQATALRDGRLLLETRPEVVVLLDPGLRHVDLRLSPVPALPANAQAEVALTQTWWELSAIADMPAGADVPSTGTEDADPAEAPHLLLDGASGRLSGSGGCNRLAGSYRLQGASLRFEGLSSSLRLCLGSGLREALFFERLPRVASYWQRGRTLELRAGDGTPLLRFAARQDGMAPLPQTPRLSQ encoded by the coding sequence ATGGCGCGGCGCCGCGCGGGCGCACCGGCGCTGCTCGCGGCGCTGCTGCTCGCCGCCTGCGCCAGCGCGCCGCCGCCCGATGCGCAGCTCAGCGGTCTGGCGCTGACACGCGCCCCCCTGCTGCTGCCGCCCGATACGGTGTTCGAAGCGGTCCTGCTCGCCTGGCCGCGCGAGGGCGCGCCGCCCGTGGCGCTGGCGCGCCAGCGCATCGAGGACGCCGGTTCGCCCCCCTATGCCTTGCGCCTGCCCTACCACCAGGGCGACATCCGCACGGGCGGCCGCTACACCGTGCAGGCGACGGCCCTGCGCGACGGCCGGCTGCTGCTCGAAACCCGACCCGAGGTGGTGGTGCTGCTCGACCCCGGCCTGCGCCATGTGGACCTGCGCCTGAGCCCCGTGCCCGCGCTGCCCGCGAACGCCCAGGCCGAGGTCGCGCTGACGCAGACCTGGTGGGAGCTGAGCGCGATTGCCGACATGCCCGCGGGGGCTGATGTCCCATCCACCGGCACCGAAGACGCCGACCCGGCTGAGGCGCCGCACCTGCTGCTGGACGGAGCGAGCGGGCGCCTGAGCGGCTCGGGCGGCTGCAACCGCCTGGCGGGCAGCTACAGGCTGCAGGGCGCATCGCTGCGCTTCGAGGGTTTGAGTTCCTCGCTGCGCCTGTGCCTGGGCTCAGGCCTGCGCGAGGCGCTGTTCTTCGAGCGCCTGCCGCGCGTGGCTTCATACTGGCAGCGCGGGCGCACGCTGGAGCTGCGCGCGGGCGACGGCACGCCGCTGCTGCGCTTTGCGGCGCGCCAGGACGGCATGGCGCCGCTGCCGCAGACGCCGCGGCTCAGCCAGTGA